One Candidatus Saccharibacteria bacterium RAAC3_TM7_1 genomic region harbors:
- a CDS encoding Small heat shock protein (RAAC3_TM7_1_324): MEVEEIMARKQNDDLLIEDELAAAFLNDDDLSQTNNVQAPAQPADDASWDEAEEDFPGQLAVDVYETEDRLIVKARTAGVNKEDLDVSISDGILTISGTLSSGDDSEVSNWHIQECYWGEFSRTVALPVAVKEEEVEAVLKDGVLTISFNKVKQEQAKKITIQ; the protein is encoded by the coding sequence ATGGAAGTGGAGGAAATCATGGCCCGTAAACAAAATGACGATTTGCTCATTGAAGACGAGCTCGCAGCAGCCTTCTTGAATGACGACGATCTCTCACAAACCAATAATGTCCAGGCGCCGGCTCAACCAGCCGACGACGCGAGCTGGGACGAAGCAGAAGAGGACTTTCCTGGTCAGCTCGCTGTCGATGTCTATGAGACAGAAGACAGGCTGATCGTAAAAGCACGTACCGCCGGTGTCAACAAAGAAGACCTCGACGTTAGTATCTCAGACGGCATCCTGACTATCAGCGGCACGCTCTCAAGCGGTGACGACTCAGAGGTCAGCAACTGGCACATCCAGGAGTGCTACTGGGGCGAATTTAGCCGTACTGTAGCCCTGCCGGTCGCCGTTAAGGAAGAAGAAGTCGAAGCGGTCTTGAAAGACGGCGTTCTAACGATTA
- a CDS encoding hypothetical protein (RAAC3_TM7_1_326) yields MTKTMIRTVLPSFLTAALVLAIYAAPMVGAFDGTIQGGAEAARGNSQTTDLFGQTGIFRTITNVLLFVLGAVSVIMIIIGGLRYVISGGSSTAVTAAKNTILYAIVGVIIALLAYAIVNFVLDSFTGGAGSGTSV; encoded by the coding sequence ATGACCAAAACAATGATTCGGACAGTTTTACCTTCATTTCTCACGGCAGCGTTGGTGCTCGCCATCTACGCAGCACCGATGGTAGGTGCATTTGACGGTACTATTCAGGGCGGCGCAGAAGCGGCACGCGGCAATAGTCAAACTACTGATCTCTTTGGTCAAACCGGTATTTTCCGGACGATTACTAACGTCCTTCTCTTCGTACTCGGCGCCGTATCGGTTATCATGATCATCATCGGCGGCCTGCGCTACGTCATCTCTGGCGGTAGCTCAACAGCGGTGACTGCAGCCAAAAACACCATCCTCTACGCAATCGTCGGCGTGATTATCGCCCTCTTGGCCTACGCGATCGTCAATTTCGTACTCGATAGCTTCACGGGTGGCGCCGGTAGCGGCACGAGCGTTTAG
- a CDS encoding putative amidophosphoribosyltransferase (RAAC3_TM7_1_325) — protein MFDQVLQIIAPHHCYGCGKIGQLLCVNCKYDIANEQILVCIVCQRPSIHGICQMCRVPYQKAWCVGERRDVLERLIDAYKFEHVRAAHMTLAELLNATLPVMPPGTVVVPLPTIRPHIRQRGYDHMLLIARAFVRMRHLRIDTSLRRTGISKQLGSSRRERTQQAKSAYSVAKKLDGSRPYLLLDDVFTTGASLHYAAEALRVAGAHQVWVSVIARQPLDK, from the coding sequence ATGTTTGACCAAGTCCTGCAAATTATCGCTCCTCACCACTGTTACGGATGCGGCAAAATCGGACAACTGCTGTGTGTGAATTGTAAATACGACATCGCGAATGAGCAGATTTTGGTCTGCATCGTATGCCAGCGACCTAGCATACATGGCATTTGTCAAATGTGCCGCGTTCCGTATCAAAAGGCCTGGTGTGTTGGGGAGCGACGTGATGTGCTGGAGCGGTTGATTGACGCCTACAAGTTTGAACACGTAAGAGCAGCTCATATGACACTTGCCGAACTACTCAATGCTACTCTGCCAGTTATGCCACCAGGTACCGTTGTTGTGCCTTTACCGACTATCCGCCCGCATATCCGTCAGCGAGGCTATGATCATATGCTGCTCATCGCTCGGGCTTTTGTACGAATGCGGCATCTACGTATCGATACCAGCCTGCGCCGCACAGGCATCAGTAAGCAGCTCGGTTCATCACGCCGTGAGCGCACTCAACAGGCTAAATCCGCCTATAGCGTCGCGAAGAAGCTGGACGGCTCACGTCCCTATTTACTTCTCGATGATGTCTTTACGACCGGCGCATCACTTCACTATGCGGCCGAAGCCCTGCGAGTGGCCGGCGCGCACCAAGTCTGGGTGTCCGTCATCGCCCGCCAGCCCCTCGACAAGTAG